A genomic segment from Lutibacter sp. A80 encodes:
- a CDS encoding OmpA family protein — protein MKKITLIVLLFCASYLQAQEFEYTIKNISENTKLADFGVAYYGENEAVFASSRKDKSIRKRNWYYNHQPYLELFKGTIGEQGELIDVERFSETINTKYHESNVAFTKDLKTVYFSRNNYINKSITKDEEGWVLIQLYKATVGEDGEWTDITPMPFNSDNYQTGHPSLNAEEDKLYFTSDMPGTLGSTDIFVVAINEDGSYGTPQNLGPNVNTTGKEMFPFIDEHNMLYYSSDGYFEGNGGLDVYKVQIKEAGALTASKNLGYPINSAGDDFSFVKKPGENWGHFSSNREGGKGDDDIYYFEAAENALPCEQLVSGQVREKQSGALLPGALVTLYDAEGEKLESVIADKFAAFSFKVDCETAYKVVGTKESYSEDSEEFTTTNERDLELELGLSLDSNEFVNVDGKLLIKIDPIYFDLDKSFIRPDAEVELTKVVQIMIKYPNIKIASGSHTDSRATYSYNWHLSNRRAKSTVEWIVSQGIDPSRITGQGYGETQLVNKCSDGVKCTEAEHQLNRRTEFVILNPEAINQTVEE, from the coding sequence ATGAAAAAAATTACACTGATTGTTCTATTGTTTTGTGCAAGTTATTTACAAGCACAAGAATTTGAATATACCATAAAAAACATTTCTGAGAACACAAAATTAGCAGATTTTGGAGTTGCCTATTATGGAGAAAATGAAGCAGTATTTGCCTCCTCTAGAAAAGATAAATCGATACGCAAAAGGAATTGGTATTACAACCATCAACCTTATCTAGAATTATTTAAAGGAACCATAGGCGAGCAAGGAGAATTAATAGATGTAGAGCGTTTTTCAGAAACAATAAACACAAAGTATCACGAATCTAACGTAGCCTTTACTAAAGATTTAAAAACGGTTTATTTTTCAAGAAATAACTATATAAATAAATCGATAACAAAAGATGAAGAAGGTTGGGTTTTAATCCAGTTATATAAAGCAACAGTAGGTGAAGATGGCGAATGGACCGATATAACCCCTATGCCATTTAATAGCGATAATTACCAAACAGGACACCCATCATTAAACGCAGAAGAAGATAAGTTGTATTTTACTTCAGATATGCCAGGGACATTAGGATCTACAGATATATTTGTAGTAGCTATTAATGAAGATGGTAGTTATGGTACACCACAAAATTTAGGGCCAAATGTAAATACAACAGGCAAAGAGATGTTTCCATTTATAGACGAGCATAATATGCTTTATTATTCGTCAGATGGTTATTTTGAAGGGAACGGTGGATTAGATGTGTATAAGGTTCAAATAAAAGAAGCAGGCGCATTAACAGCGTCAAAAAACTTAGGATATCCAATCAATAGTGCAGGAGATGATTTTTCGTTTGTAAAAAAGCCAGGAGAAAATTGGGGACATTTTTCATCAAATAGAGAAGGTGGAAAAGGCGATGATGATATTTATTATTTTGAAGCAGCTGAAAACGCATTGCCATGTGAGCAGTTAGTATCAGGTCAAGTACGTGAAAAACAATCAGGAGCATTACTACCAGGAGCCTTAGTGACATTATATGATGCAGAAGGAGAAAAACTAGAAAGTGTAATAGCTGATAAGTTTGCAGCATTTAGTTTTAAAGTAGACTGTGAAACAGCCTATAAAGTTGTTGGAACAAAAGAAAGTTACAGCGAAGATAGTGAAGAATTTACCACCACAAACGAACGCGATTTAGAATTAGAGCTAGGCTTAAGTTTAGATTCTAATGAGTTTGTAAATGTAGATGGTAAGCTATTGATAAAAATAGATCCAATTTATTTTGATTTAGACAAATCGTTTATCCGTCCAGATGCCGAGGTAGAATTAACAAAAGTGGTACAAATAATGATAAAATACCCGAACATAAAGATTGCCTCAGGTTCACATACTGATAGTAGAGCGACATATTCATATAATTGGCATTTATCGAATAGACGTGCAAAATCAACTGTAGAATGGATAGTTTCACAAGGTATAGATCCTTCAAGAATTACAGGTCAAGGTTATGGGGAAACACAATTAGTTAATAAGTGTTCCGATGGTGTTAAATGTACAGAAGCAGAACATCAATTAAATAGAAGAACAGAATTTGTGATTTTAAACCCAGAAGCTATTAATCAAACAGTTGAAGAATAA
- a CDS encoding HYR domain-containing protein: MNQQLPTPHKQIIAKRNNLFILLFLSLFLFIGFNQQLTAQAVIQVKDGSPTAICDGESTTLEVIIDTGVGPYTVVYSDGTTNYIITDYSSNPDPESLTYGGTPIEVTPSATTTYSLVSVSFEFGLLPVSEVNDLFTETITVNPLPTDITATINSGDPVCYNTSFEISATATNGSTYELWDEANASKIADLPYTIAITADTNYTIRAISAEGCESTEPLTVALENTPPTFTSDPGDQILNPDDESCSTTLPDYTSNFITVSDNCGGIVTLTQNPVAGSEIAGHNTVQPVVITATDEAGNQNTYNFNVTLIDDINPEITCVGVDDDQLNVSANNGCSYNHSDTDWDASGADNCTVSSVEYVLTGATTGTGTTLEGVTFSPGTTTVTWTVTDEAGNTATCIFYVTVADKEPPKVTCEENQTATTDQDSCTYTHKDDFWNATIEDNCGTPTVSYNLTGATSGTSTTLNGVTFNKGVTNIEVTVTDGANNIATCSFTVTISDEQNPTIINLPTNISKNNDADDCGAKVSWTEPTATDNCDSTPSISYVSSPTTGLTSGDTFPIGTTTITYTVIDADGNENTASFDIIVTDNQVPVINCLANISQTATTGVCGAVINYTAPVGTDNCTGGASTVQTAGLASGSTFPIGTTTNTFEVTDASGNKNSCSFDVIITDNEVPTIEDLPEDILVDNTPGSCSATVTWTAPTSEDNCSVQSLTYASSPTEGLTNGSVFPVGETIITYTATDASGNEFPDSFTITVLDNEIPEILGCPSNITKSNDAGECTAIVSWTEPSVTDNCTSTGDIVWTKSHTPGTVFPIGTTTVTYIATDEAGNNSETCSFDVTVEDTEKPVISNCPSTITQGTDTGECSAIVTWTEPTATENCSGTLVWTKSHTPGDSFNVGTTTVTYTATDEAGNISNTCSFDVIISDDQEPVISCLSPTIYLNDSGIATLTVSDVNGGATDNCTAEGDLVITLSRTTFNCTNVGANPVVMSVKDAAGNIATCNATVTVADAIAPTLTATLGTVDADLNVDPSTCSYVVKGSELDPIAIDNCTSGTTLSYTVTGATTLSGTGSLTGKTLSKGDNIITWTASDGTNTSDPLMFTKTVIDNEAPSVLTVGNQYKGTDADNCYYTVNGTEFDATYSDNCSVDSVSYTINGGTPVTATTLAGIQIEPGINTIVWTVSDGVNSKSSTFRVTVTDDTPPIISNIDDIHQNISAGCDTIEINWNEPDVTDNCDSTPPSISYTSSPTKNLESGSEFSLGTTKITYTAIDASGNVTKMSFNVIVEDLTPPQLTCPAGSTEAAPFERVAADDFCFYTVSGTEFDATTADGCALTEVTNSFDRTTTLEGKELPVGSHEITWTAVDEFDNTSTCTIYIEVTDTQDPTFDLPSEINVTKNTDPAQCYYTITDTSFDLRNVADNCEDPTSKYVITKNGVTEFTGTNTLAGLQLVSDANPYIIVWTVEDIHGNSVVADAYTITVSDNQAPTFECYGNEIRNIPSTSCEYTISGSEFDPTDLLDNCDATEDLIITYTLDGVSGGTSTTLDGKVLDAGVHTVVWTIEDSKGNTDSCSFNITVKDAEAPTISTVANQTRIAPATSCSYFTVGTEFDPVTITDNCTTFTLVNNQNGTETLAGYEFPVGITVVVWTVTDAGGNVATMQYQVEVIDETAPAFELLEDDSSTVSVTKYTSSTDCYYTVVGDEFDPQSITDNCTLSNNTVINDRNNYLSLAYEQFPIGTTEVSWTVKDNYGNETVKTLSVTVEDNVKPVITCPSSAYTRVYDKNQSYYAVGNNEFKPVVTDNCEIDSFTYVLSGATTGSGTNLTNEQLNEGVNTIVWTATDASGNIETCTITVNVVSDLYPSITCVGDQSKDTDSGECDYTAVGTEFDATSTTAGATLTNDFNNSASLAGEVFPQGTTLVTWTASQTIDGTLYTNNCSFYVFVNDNEAPSITAPADVIVNTNSGCYAKSVSLGTPTTSDNCGVLYVWNNQSDNTYSIGTTTVTWHVEDIHGKKSTDTQIVTVVDDDAPNFE, from the coding sequence ATGAATCAACAACTACCAACCCCTCATAAGCAAATTATTGCTAAACGCAATAATTTGTTCATTTTACTTTTTTTAAGTTTATTTCTTTTTATAGGATTTAATCAGCAATTAACAGCACAAGCCGTAATTCAAGTTAAGGATGGTTCTCCCACAGCAATTTGTGATGGAGAAAGTACTACTTTAGAGGTAATAATTGATACAGGAGTTGGGCCATATACAGTTGTTTATTCTGATGGTACAACTAATTATATTATTACTGATTATAGTAGTAACCCAGACCCGGAAAGTTTAACATATGGAGGAACTCCTATAGAAGTAACACCTAGTGCTACAACTACTTATTCTTTGGTGAGTGTGTCATTTGAGTTTGGTCTTTTACCAGTAAGTGAAGTAAATGATCTATTTACAGAAACAATTACCGTAAACCCGTTACCAACTGACATTACTGCTACAATAAATTCTGGAGATCCAGTTTGTTATAATACTTCTTTTGAAATTTCTGCAACAGCAACAAATGGTAGTACTTATGAATTATGGGACGAAGCAAATGCATCAAAAATTGCTGATTTACCATATACTATAGCTATAACAGCAGATACAAATTACACTATAAGAGCAATTAGTGCTGAAGGTTGTGAGTCAACAGAACCATTAACAGTTGCGTTAGAAAATACTCCACCAACTTTTACTTCAGATCCTGGTGATCAAATTTTAAATCCAGATGACGAATCTTGTAGTACAACGTTACCAGATTATACATCTAACTTTATTACAGTTTCAGATAATTGCGGCGGGATTGTTACATTAACACAAAATCCAGTTGCAGGTTCTGAAATAGCAGGTCATAATACAGTTCAGCCAGTTGTTATAACAGCTACAGATGAAGCAGGTAACCAAAATACCTATAATTTTAATGTTACTTTAATAGATGATATTAATCCTGAAATCACCTGTGTTGGCGTTGACGATGATCAACTTAATGTTTCAGCAAATAATGGTTGTTCTTATAATCATAGTGATACTGATTGGGATGCAAGTGGTGCCGATAATTGTACTGTATCCTCTGTTGAATATGTTTTAACGGGAGCAACAACGGGAACAGGAACTACATTAGAAGGGGTAACATTTTCACCTGGTACAACAACTGTTACTTGGACGGTGACTGATGAAGCAGGAAATACAGCGACCTGTATTTTCTATGTTACAGTGGCAGACAAAGAACCCCCAAAAGTAACTTGTGAAGAAAATCAAACAGCAACAACTGATCAAGATTCTTGTACTTATACACATAAAGACGATTTTTGGAATGCAACAATAGAAGATAATTGCGGTACGCCAACAGTTTCATATAATTTAACAGGTGCAACTTCTGGAACTAGTACAACTTTAAATGGTGTAACTTTTAATAAAGGAGTAACTAATATTGAAGTTACTGTAACCGATGGAGCAAATAATATTGCAACTTGTAGTTTTACAGTAACTATAAGTGATGAACAAAATCCTACAATAATTAATTTACCTACAAACATTTCAAAAAACAATGATGCAGATGATTGCGGAGCTAAAGTAAGTTGGACTGAACCAACAGCTACCGATAATTGCGACAGCACACCTTCTATTTCCTATGTATCAAGTCCAACTACAGGATTAACTTCAGGAGATACTTTTCCTATTGGAACAACAACAATTACCTATACTGTAATTGATGCTGACGGAAATGAAAATACAGCAAGCTTTGATATTATTGTAACTGATAATCAGGTTCCCGTAATTAATTGTCTAGCGAATATTTCACAAACGGCAACTACTGGAGTTTGTGGTGCCGTAATTAATTATACAGCACCTGTTGGAACAGATAATTGTACTGGAGGAGCTTCAACAGTTCAAACAGCAGGTTTAGCAAGTGGAAGTACATTTCCTATTGGTACAACAACAAATACGTTTGAAGTTACAGATGCTTCTGGAAATAAAAATAGTTGTAGTTTTGATGTAATTATTACAGATAATGAAGTCCCAACCATTGAAGATTTACCTGAAGATATTTTAGTTGATAATACTCCAGGTAGTTGTAGTGCAACTGTAACTTGGACAGCCCCAACTTCAGAAGATAATTGTAGCGTTCAAAGTTTAACATATGCATCAAGTCCAACTGAAGGCTTAACTAATGGTAGTGTTTTTCCGGTTGGAGAAACAATAATTACCTATACAGCAACTGATGCAAGTGGAAATGAATTTCCTGATAGTTTTACAATTACAGTGTTAGATAATGAAATTCCAGAAATTTTAGGATGTCCTTCTAATATCACCAAGTCAAATGATGCAGGAGAATGTACAGCAATAGTATCTTGGACAGAACCTTCTGTAACCGATAATTGTACAAGTACTGGAGATATAGTTTGGACAAAATCGCATACTCCAGGAACAGTTTTTCCTATTGGAACAACAACAGTTACTTATATAGCAACAGATGAAGCTGGAAATAATAGTGAAACTTGCTCTTTTGATGTAACGGTTGAAGATACTGAAAAACCAGTTATTAGTAATTGTCCTTCAACTATTACTCAAGGTACTGATACTGGTGAATGTTCAGCAATAGTAACTTGGACTGAGCCTACAGCAACTGAAAATTGTTCGGGCACTTTAGTTTGGACAAAATCACATACTCCAGGAGACTCTTTTAATGTTGGAACCACCACCGTTACCTATACTGCAACAGACGAAGCAGGTAATATTAGCAATACCTGTAGTTTTGATGTAATTATTTCAGATGACCAAGAACCAGTAATAAGTTGTTTATCACCAACCATATATTTAAACGATTCGGGTATAGCAACCTTAACTGTAAGCGATGTAAATGGTGGTGCAACGGATAATTGTACTGCTGAAGGTGATTTAGTAATAACTTTAAGCAGAACTACTTTTAATTGTACAAATGTTGGAGCTAATCCAGTGGTAATGTCTGTTAAAGATGCTGCAGGAAATATTGCTACGTGTAATGCTACAGTTACAGTAGCAGATGCTATTGCTCCTACATTAACAGCTACTTTAGGTACTGTAGATGCTGATTTAAATGTAGATCCAAGTACTTGTAGTTATGTAGTAAAAGGTTCAGAATTAGATCCAATAGCTATTGACAATTGTACATCGGGTACTACGTTGTCTTATACTGTTACAGGTGCAACAACTTTATCTGGAACAGGATCATTAACTGGTAAAACCCTTTCTAAAGGTGATAATATAATAACATGGACTGCTTCTGATGGTACAAATACTTCAGATCCTTTAATGTTTACTAAAACAGTAATTGATAATGAAGCACCTTCGGTTTTAACCGTTGGAAATCAATACAAAGGAACAGATGCTGATAATTGTTACTATACAGTTAATGGAACAGAGTTTGACGCAACATATTCTGATAATTGTTCTGTTGATTCAGTATCATATACTATTAACGGAGGTACGCCAGTTACAGCAACTACTTTAGCTGGTATACAAATTGAACCAGGAATTAATACCATAGTTTGGACTGTAAGTGATGGGGTAAATTCTAAGTCTAGTACTTTTAGAGTTACTGTTACAGATGATACACCACCTATTATTTCTAATATAGATGATATTCATCAGAATATTAGTGCTGGTTGTGATACGATAGAAATTAATTGGAATGAACCAGATGTTACAGATAATTGCGATAGCACACCACCTTCTATTTCTTATACATCAAGTCCAACTAAAAACTTAGAAAGTGGATCAGAGTTTTCGTTAGGAACTACAAAAATTACCTATACAGCTATTGATGCATCAGGGAATGTTACTAAAATGAGTTTTAATGTTATTGTTGAAGATTTAACTCCTCCGCAATTAACCTGTCCTGCAGGTAGTACAGAGGCAGCTCCTTTTGAAAGAGTAGCAGCTGATGATTTCTGTTTTTATACTGTTTCAGGAACAGAGTTCGACGCAACAACAGCTGATGGTTGTGCTTTAACAGAAGTAACCAACTCGTTTGATAGAACAACAACCTTAGAAGGGAAAGAATTACCAGTAGGAAGTCATGAGATTACTTGGACTGCTGTAGATGAATTTGACAATACAAGTACTTGTACTATTTATATTGAAGTTACAGATACACAAGATCCAACGTTTGATCTTCCATCAGAAATAAATGTAACTAAAAATACAGATCCTGCACAATGTTATTATACCATAACTGATACATCTTTCGATTTAAGAAATGTAGCAGACAATTGCGAAGATCCTACATCTAAATACGTTATTACTAAAAATGGTGTAACAGAGTTTACTGGAACGAATACTTTAGCAGGACTACAATTGGTATCAGATGCCAATCCATATATAATTGTTTGGACTGTTGAAGATATTCACGGGAATTCAGTAGTTGCAGATGCTTATACTATTACTGTATCAGACAACCAAGCACCAACATTTGAATGTTATGGAAACGAAATTAGAAATATACCTTCAACAAGTTGTGAGTATACCATAAGTGGTTCCGAATTTGATCCAACAGATTTACTCGATAATTGTGACGCTACTGAAGATTTAATAATTACTTATACACTTGATGGTGTTTCTGGAGGTACATCAACTACATTAGATGGTAAAGTTTTAGATGCAGGAGTACATACAGTTGTTTGGACTATAGAAGACTCAAAAGGAAATACAGATAGCTGTAGTTTTAATATTACAGTTAAAGATGCTGAAGCACCAACAATATCAACAGTGGCAAATCAAACAAGAATTGCACCTGCTACTAGTTGTAGTTATTTTACAGTTGGAACAGAGTTTGACCCAGTAACAATTACAGATAATTGTACAACATTTACATTAGTAAACAATCAAAACGGTACAGAAACATTGGCAGGATACGAATTTCCTGTTGGAATTACTGTAGTAGTTTGGACAGTTACAGATGCAGGTGGCAATGTTGCAACTATGCAATATCAAGTGGAGGTTATAGATGAAACAGCTCCAGCTTTTGAACTTTTAGAAGATGATAGTTCAACAGTTTCTGTTACCAAATACACGTCTAGTACAGATTGTTATTATACAGTAGTTGGAGATGAATTTGATCCACAAAGTATTACTGATAATTGTACATTGTCTAACAATACAGTTATTAATGATAGAAATAATTATTTATCATTAGCGTATGAGCAATTTCCTATTGGAACAACTGAAGTTTCTTGGACTGTAAAAGATAATTATGGTAATGAAACAGTAAAAACTTTAAGCGTAACAGTAGAAGATAATGTAAAACCTGTTATTACCTGTCCTTCTAGTGCATACACTAGGGTGTACGATAAAAACCAAAGTTATTATGCTGTAGGAAATAATGAATTTAAGCCTGTTGTAACTGATAATTGCGAAATCGATTCTTTTACCTATGTGCTTTCCGGAGCAACAACGGGGTCTGGTACAAATTTAACAAATGAACAACTTAATGAAGGTGTTAATACTATTGTATGGACAGCAACAGATGCATCAGGAAATATTGAAACTTGTACAATTACTGTAAATGTAGTTTCAGATTTATACCCTTCTATTACCTGTGTTGGAGATCAATCAAAAGATACAGATTCAGGTGAATGTGATTATACAGCTGTAGGAACTGAATTTGACGCTACTTCAACCACAGCCGGTGCAACACTAACTAACGATTTTAATAATTCAGCAAGTTTAGCTGGTGAAGTTTTTCCTCAAGGTACAACTTTAGTTACATGGACGGCTTCACAAACAATAGATGGTACATTATATACAAATAATTGCAGTTTTTATGTATTTGTAAATGATAATGAGGCTCCTTCAATTACAGCTCCAGCAGATGTTATAGTAAATACAAATTCTGGTTGTTATGCTAAAAGCGTAAGTTTAGGAACACCTACAACAAGTGATAATTGTGGGGTTTTATATGTTTGGAATAATCAAAGTGATAATACTTATAGTATTGGAACAACTACAGTTACATGGCATGTAGAAGATATTCATGGAAAAAAATCAACTGACACACAGATAGTTACAGTTGTTGATGATGATGCTCCAAACTTTGAATGA
- a CDS encoding type IX secretion system membrane protein PorP/SprF yields the protein MKKFRLILGVLALMSLTTVYGQQDPQYTQYMYNMNILNPAYAGSKGVPSIGILGRTQWVGVEGAPQTFTLAAHAPIGRAVGLGLSVIHDEIGPVKEDNIYADFSYTIFTSSTGRLAFGLKAGVTFMDVRELLMIDPDPLNIPVHETSPNFGAGVYYYTDKFYAGLSVPNFLETRHLEKDGGIVSTASEKMHYFLTSGYVFDIADNLKLKPSTMIKATEGAPLSVDLSLNLLIDERVELGLSHRFDDSISGMIGFQVNNDFRLGYAYDHTITKFGDFNSGSHEILLLFDFNRKNVKSPRFF from the coding sequence ATGAAAAAATTTAGATTAATTTTAGGGGTTTTAGCCTTAATGTCACTGACAACTGTTTACGGTCAGCAAGACCCTCAATATACACAGTATATGTACAATATGAACATTTTAAATCCTGCTTATGCTGGATCCAAAGGTGTTCCAAGTATAGGCATATTAGGAAGGACACAGTGGGTAGGAGTAGAAGGAGCACCACAAACTTTTACTTTAGCAGCACACGCACCAATAGGGCGTGCAGTAGGATTAGGATTATCAGTAATACACGATGAAATAGGTCCTGTAAAAGAAGACAATATTTATGCAGATTTTTCCTATACAATTTTCACATCAAGTACAGGTCGCTTAGCCTTTGGATTAAAAGCCGGAGTTACCTTTATGGATGTACGGGAATTGCTAATGATAGATCCAGATCCATTAAATATACCAGTTCACGAAACCTCACCAAATTTTGGAGCCGGAGTTTATTATTATACCGATAAGTTTTATGCAGGATTATCTGTACCGAACTTTTTAGAAACACGTCATTTAGAAAAAGACGGAGGAATTGTAAGTACCGCATCAGAGAAGATGCACTATTTCTTAACCTCAGGATATGTATTTGATATAGCAGATAATCTAAAATTAAAACCATCAACAATGATAAAAGCAACAGAAGGTGCTCCATTATCAGTAGATTTATCGTTAAACTTATTAATAGATGAGAGAGTTGAATTAGGTTTGTCACATAGATTTGATGATTCAATAAGTGGAATGATCGGTTTTCAAGTAAATAATGACTTTAGATTAGGTTATGCATATGATCATACCATTACAAAGTTTGGCGATTTTAACTCAGGATCTCACGAGATACTGTTATTATTTGACTTTAATAGAAAAAATGTTAAGAGTCCAAGATTCTTTTAA